The following coding sequences are from one Lolium rigidum isolate FL_2022 chromosome 6, APGP_CSIRO_Lrig_0.1, whole genome shotgun sequence window:
- the LOC124663692 gene encoding uncharacterized protein LOC124663692 isoform X2 produces the protein MRIAIQTGVLSTRWRHLPHRLSRLAMGIADVRGASRVTLGQIMEAYTEATRRLLSTCEECGSRAIKSLSLTFYLTKTFLCSIGQAVEDVVQNGDTECLEFVIFPHLARPSDAWLVSFGQRFMSFFHACPVAFRWLTRLSLQNLAFGDSDVPNLLSACDKLQFLHLRCCKVGRESVLKIDAPGSELQTLEFVYFECVRIELACVPKLRQVLCETWSSETTPLCCGFVPQLQEVSLVSAALSRQKPFALSNCLSTTGSLSTLCLDFCCQMIWIQPEVPNVLTPMFSNLRDVYIHNVFVECYLNWTLFILQAAPLLKNFYLSRHSCPPNKSEDIAKKANLLWETPNFKHLNLKLLFMKGFSEEDEVMNYIRLVMERCVALKRIELRDKDPCKECKDINPESLGFPLDESSMLRVKEQLTYGFSSYAEIIIR, from the exons ATGCGCATTGCGATTCAGACCGGCGTGCTCTCCACACGATGGAGACACCTCCCTCACCGGCTCTCTCGTCTGGCCATGGGCATAGCCGACGTGCGTGGCGCCAGCCGCGTCACGTTGGGTCAGATAATGGAGGCATACACGGAAGCGACGAGGAGATTGCTGTCGACGTGCGAAGAATGCGGCAGCCGTGCCATCAAGAGCCTGAGCCTCACCTTCTACCTCACAAAAACTTTCCTGTGCTCCATTGGTCAAGCTGTGGAGGATGTCGTGCAGAACGGCGACACTGAATGCCTCGAGTTTGTTATATTCCCGCATCTTGCGAGACCAAGTGATGCCTGGTTAGTCTCGTTTGGTCAGCGGTTCATGTCCTTCTTCCATGCTTGCCCTGTCGCCTTCCGATGGCTCACGAGACTGAGTCTGCAGAACCTTGCGTTTGGGGACTCAGATGTCCCCAATCTCCTCAGTGCTTGCGATAAGCTTCAGTTCCTTCACTTGAGATGCTGCAAAGTGGGCCGGGAATCTGTTCTTAAGATAGATGCCCCGGGCTCGGAGCTCCAGACACTTGAATTTGTTTACTTCGAATGCGTAAGGATCGAGCTAGCGTGTGTTCCTAAGCTGAGGCAAGTGCTCTGTGAAACTTGGTCCAGTGAAACCACTCCTCTGTGTTGTGGCTTCGTCCCCCAACTTCAGGAAGTGAGCCTCGTCTCTGCCGCCCTCTCTAGGCAGAAACCATTCGCATTGAGCAATTGTTTATCTACTACAGGAAGTTTGTCAACTCTGTGTCTGGACTTTTGCTGTCAAATG ATTTGGATTCAACCGGAAGTTCCTAATGTGCTCACCCCTATGTTCAGCAACCTTAGAGACGTTTATATTCACAATGTCTTTGTCGAGTGTTACTTGAATTGGACTCTCTTTATCCTTCAAGCTGCACCTTTGCTGAAAAACTTCTAT TTATCTCGGCACTCATGTCCACCCAATAAGTCTGAGGACATCGCCAAGAAGGCCAACTTACTGTGGGAGACACCCAATTTCAAGcacttgaacttgaagctcttgtTCATGAAAGGTTTTTCGGAGGAAGATGAAGTCATGAACTACATAAGGCTTGTCATGGAACGATGTGTGGCCTTGAAGAGGATCGAATTACGTGATAAAGACCCATGCAAGGAGTGCAAAGACATAAACCCCGAGTctttagggtttcccctggatGAATCTAGCATGCTTCGGGTAAAAGAGCAACTCACATATGGATTCTCCTCATATGCTGAGATAATAATCAGATGA
- the LOC124663692 gene encoding uncharacterized protein LOC124663692 isoform X1, with the protein MSQNDNEDRISALPDDILLQILERLEMRIAIQTGVLSTRWRHLPHRLSRLAMGIADVRGASRVTLGQIMEAYTEATRRLLSTCEECGSRAIKSLSLTFYLTKTFLCSIGQAVEDVVQNGDTECLEFVIFPHLARPSDAWLVSFGQRFMSFFHACPVAFRWLTRLSLQNLAFGDSDVPNLLSACDKLQFLHLRCCKVGRESVLKIDAPGSELQTLEFVYFECVRIELACVPKLRQVLCETWSSETTPLCCGFVPQLQEVSLVSAALSRQKPFALSNCLSTTGSLSTLCLDFCCQMIWIQPEVPNVLTPMFSNLRDVYIHNVFVECYLNWTLFILQAAPLLKNFYLSRHSCPPNKSEDIAKKANLLWETPNFKHLNLKLLFMKGFSEEDEVMNYIRLVMERCVALKRIELRDKDPCKECKDINPESLGFPLDESSMLRVKEQLTYGFSSYAEIIIR; encoded by the exons ATG AGCCAAAACGACAATGAAGATAGAATCAGCGCGCTCCCTGACGACATCCTTCTCCAGATCCTCGAACGCCTCGAGATGCGCATTGCGATTCAGACCGGCGTGCTCTCCACACGATGGAGACACCTCCCTCACCGGCTCTCTCGTCTGGCCATGGGCATAGCCGACGTGCGTGGCGCCAGCCGCGTCACGTTGGGTCAGATAATGGAGGCATACACGGAAGCGACGAGGAGATTGCTGTCGACGTGCGAAGAATGCGGCAGCCGTGCCATCAAGAGCCTGAGCCTCACCTTCTACCTCACAAAAACTTTCCTGTGCTCCATTGGTCAAGCTGTGGAGGATGTCGTGCAGAACGGCGACACTGAATGCCTCGAGTTTGTTATATTCCCGCATCTTGCGAGACCAAGTGATGCCTGGTTAGTCTCGTTTGGTCAGCGGTTCATGTCCTTCTTCCATGCTTGCCCTGTCGCCTTCCGATGGCTCACGAGACTGAGTCTGCAGAACCTTGCGTTTGGGGACTCAGATGTCCCCAATCTCCTCAGTGCTTGCGATAAGCTTCAGTTCCTTCACTTGAGATGCTGCAAAGTGGGCCGGGAATCTGTTCTTAAGATAGATGCCCCGGGCTCGGAGCTCCAGACACTTGAATTTGTTTACTTCGAATGCGTAAGGATCGAGCTAGCGTGTGTTCCTAAGCTGAGGCAAGTGCTCTGTGAAACTTGGTCCAGTGAAACCACTCCTCTGTGTTGTGGCTTCGTCCCCCAACTTCAGGAAGTGAGCCTCGTCTCTGCCGCCCTCTCTAGGCAGAAACCATTCGCATTGAGCAATTGTTTATCTACTACAGGAAGTTTGTCAACTCTGTGTCTGGACTTTTGCTGTCAAATG ATTTGGATTCAACCGGAAGTTCCTAATGTGCTCACCCCTATGTTCAGCAACCTTAGAGACGTTTATATTCACAATGTCTTTGTCGAGTGTTACTTGAATTGGACTCTCTTTATCCTTCAAGCTGCACCTTTGCTGAAAAACTTCTAT TTATCTCGGCACTCATGTCCACCCAATAAGTCTGAGGACATCGCCAAGAAGGCCAACTTACTGTGGGAGACACCCAATTTCAAGcacttgaacttgaagctcttgtTCATGAAAGGTTTTTCGGAGGAAGATGAAGTCATGAACTACATAAGGCTTGTCATGGAACGATGTGTGGCCTTGAAGAGGATCGAATTACGTGATAAAGACCCATGCAAGGAGTGCAAAGACATAAACCCCGAGTctttagggtttcccctggatGAATCTAGCATGCTTCGGGTAAAAGAGCAACTCACATATGGATTCTCCTCATATGCTGAGATAATAATCAGATGA